A genome region from Pseudanabaena sp. Chao 1811 includes the following:
- a CDS encoding PhzF family phenazine biosynthesis protein has protein sequence MKISMQLAIAIIDAFTEQTFRGNPAATTLVEKFPEDAQMQQIASEINLSETAFVKPLAPNHFQLRWFTPKQEVPLCGHATLAMAHYLREIKAIATDVPVIFSTLSGDLKISFEDNWIVMDFPAAFYQPCSERSLQILAEVFGDRIYKCLGQSEDYITVVLDSEAAVQDFQPPYDRIAQLDGFGFIITAIADQHQPYDFVSRFFAPKAGIPEDPVTGSAHCSLTPYWAKCLSKNTLIAKQLSARTGDLEVSDHGTRVLLKGKAVTFLRGQIDL, from the coding sequence TTGAAAATATCCATGCAACTGGCGATCGCAATTATTGACGCATTTACAGAGCAAACCTTTCGCGGCAATCCTGCGGCAACAACCTTAGTGGAAAAATTTCCTGAAGATGCTCAAATGCAGCAAATTGCATCGGAGATCAATCTATCGGAAACTGCGTTCGTCAAACCTCTAGCGCCCAATCATTTTCAATTACGCTGGTTTACGCCCAAGCAAGAGGTTCCTCTCTGTGGTCATGCCACCCTCGCTATGGCACATTATTTGCGGGAAATAAAAGCGATCGCCACCGATGTTCCAGTTATTTTTTCGACCCTAAGTGGTGATCTGAAAATTAGCTTTGAAGATAACTGGATCGTGATGGATTTTCCTGCGGCTTTTTATCAACCTTGCTCAGAGCGATCGCTACAGATATTAGCGGAGGTTTTTGGCGATCGCATCTATAAATGTCTCGGACAAAGTGAAGACTATATAACTGTTGTTTTAGATTCTGAGGCAGCCGTACAGGACTTTCAACCACCCTACGATCGCATTGCGCAATTAGATGGATTTGGATTCATCATTACCGCGATCGCAGATCAACATCAACCCTACGATTTTGTGTCACGCTTTTTTGCCCCTAAAGCAGGCATCCCTGAAGACCCCGTGACTGGTTCAGCCCATTGCAGCCTGACCCCCTATTGGGCAAAATGTCTCAGCAAAAATACGCTCATAGCCAAACAATTATCGGCAAGGACAGGCGATCTCGAAGTTAGTGATCACGGGACAAGGGTTTTGCTCAAAGGTAAAGCTGTTACCTTCCTACGCGGGCAAATCGATCTATAG
- the scpB gene encoding SMC-Scp complex subunit ScpB, with amino-acid sequence MMNEVPFEQPIEPTEPALETEEDVEMEGAVASDEPIEPDAPLSLSMVHLAQLDEQPELPIARSLKQQVEAVLYLKGQPMNLAAIAAALGCEVEDAEMGLIDLITEYAHRDSALELVETDVGFSLRLRSEFEDLVHKLIPVDIGRGALRTLAAIALKKNIVQSELIDLRGAGAYQHVQELVEQGFVKKKRQADGGRSSILQVTAKFHQYFEIDDLTKLI; translated from the coding sequence ATGATGAATGAAGTGCCTTTTGAACAACCCATAGAGCCAACTGAGCCTGCATTAGAGACGGAAGAAGATGTTGAGATGGAAGGGGCAGTTGCTAGTGATGAGCCTATTGAGCCAGATGCACCATTGTCTTTATCAATGGTGCATCTGGCTCAACTAGATGAGCAACCAGAATTGCCGATCGCCCGATCGCTCAAACAACAGGTAGAAGCCGTTTTATATCTCAAGGGACAACCGATGAATTTGGCAGCGATCGCGGCGGCTTTGGGTTGCGAAGTCGAGGATGCGGAAATGGGGCTAATCGACCTGATTACAGAATATGCCCATCGCGATAGTGCGTTAGAACTTGTGGAAACCGATGTCGGCTTTTCGTTACGATTGCGATCGGAGTTTGAGGATTTAGTTCATAAGCTCATTCCTGTGGATATCGGACGTGGGGCTTTAAGGACTTTGGCAGCGATTGCCCTAAAGAAAAATATTGTGCAGTCAGAATTGATCGATTTGCGTGGGGCAGGAGCCTATCAGCATGTGCAGGAACTTGTTGAGCAAGGATTTGTGAAAAAGAAAAGACAGGCAGATGGCGGGCGATCGTCAATTTTGCAAGTCACTGCCAAGTTTCATCAATATTTTGAAATCGATGACTTAACTAAATTGATTTAG
- a CDS encoding hybrid sensor histidine kinase/response regulator, which translates to MNNSESNLMQNQNSDLTEEGEFEERERVNNSSVLIVDDTIYNIQLLSLMLIRQGYKVEQATNGKEALEKATRQLPDIILLDIRMPDIDGYEVCKILKDNPKTQAIPIIFISSIEEPSEKVEAFSVGGVDYISKPFQLIEVLARIETHLRLCSLQKKLQEQNEQLQLSASVLARSLKQERELSEMKTNFISVVSHEFRTPLTTIQSASELLEHYEWTKEEQTEQLHQIQSEVKHMTELMEDVLFLSRTNANKTKLNLTEFDLLKFSKQLLRQIKRTFGKNYNLNSLFHDLVNNVLIENIHLQNEIPELMVKMDEKLLRQILSNLTTNAIKYSHENSDIDFKIAIDQDHVTFTIGDHGIGIPEEDLTYLFSAFHRGKNVGILPGTGLGLSIVKNCVDIHNGSISVNTRLNIGTEFTVVLPLYEVINNPINKPVNNLTNFSDAPTD; encoded by the coding sequence ATGAATAATTCAGAATCAAACCTGATGCAAAATCAGAATTCAGATCTAACGGAAGAAGGTGAATTTGAAGAAAGAGAGCGAGTAAACAATTCTTCAGTCTTGATTGTTGATGACACTATTTATAATATTCAACTGCTATCGCTGATGCTCATCAGACAAGGTTATAAAGTTGAGCAAGCTACAAATGGAAAAGAAGCATTAGAAAAAGCAACTAGACAATTACCTGACATAATTTTGCTTGATATTCGGATGCCTGATATTGATGGCTATGAAGTTTGTAAAATATTAAAAGATAATCCTAAAACTCAAGCAATTCCTATCATTTTTATTAGCTCGATCGAAGAACCATCGGAAAAAGTGGAAGCTTTTTCTGTTGGCGGTGTGGATTATATTAGTAAACCATTTCAATTAATTGAAGTATTAGCTAGAATTGAAACCCATTTGCGATTATGCTCACTCCAAAAGAAACTTCAAGAACAAAATGAACAATTGCAACTATCTGCTTCCGTATTAGCGCGATCGCTCAAACAGGAGCGAGAGCTAAGTGAAATGAAAACCAACTTTATTTCGGTTGTTTCCCACGAGTTTCGTACTCCTCTTACTACTATTCAAAGTGCCTCCGAACTACTCGAACACTACGAATGGACAAAAGAAGAACAAACTGAACAACTACACCAAATTCAATCAGAAGTTAAGCATATGACTGAGTTGATGGAGGATGTATTGTTTCTCAGTCGGACTAATGCCAATAAAACCAAGTTAAACTTAACTGAGTTTGATCTTTTGAAATTTAGCAAACAACTATTGCGACAAATCAAAAGAACATTTGGGAAAAATTATAATCTGAATTCACTTTTTCATGATCTAGTTAATAATGTATTAATTGAAAATATTCATTTGCAAAATGAAATTCCAGAATTAATGGTTAAAATGGATGAAAAACTATTGCGACAAATTCTATCAAACTTGACGACAAATGCGATTAAATATTCCCATGAAAACAGTGATATTGACTTTAAAATTGCCATTGATCAGGATCATGTAACTTTTACTATTGGTGATCATGGTATTGGTATCCCTGAAGAAGATTTAACCTATTTATTTAGTGCATTTCATCGTGGTAAAAATGTAGGTATCTTGCCTGGTACAGGTTTAGGTCTATCAATTGTAAAAAACTGTGTAGATATCCATAACGGATCTATCTCTGTCAATACTCGATTGAACATTGGTACAGAATTTACCGTTGTCTTACCACTTTACGAGGTTATAAATAATCCTATAAATAAACCTGTAAATAATCTTACAAATTTTAGTGACGCTCCGACTGATTAA
- a CDS encoding dihydroorotase translates to MSILIRQSQIILPDGETLLGDVYVQYGKIAAIAPTLNPDDLSADDQPLEIIEATGLTLMAGVIDPQVHFREPGLEHKEDLRSASHACAKGGVTSFLEMPNTRPLTITQAALDDKLSRAASKCVVNYGFFIGATAEILPDLLTANPTCGIKIFMGSMHGALLVDQEEILDRIFSQGDRLIAVHAEDQARIAQRRIEFADSKIPAKHSLIQDNQAALNATQLAVKLSKKYQRRLHILHMSTGEEAEFLRQDKPAWVTAEVTPQHLLMNISAYDKIGSLAQMNPPLRSPRDQEILWQALLDGVIDFIATDHAPHTLAEKGLAGSEDAQINQTEKSSKDTVFLEPANVPSGMPGVETSLPLMLTEAMKGRCTVHQVSQWMSRNVAKAYKIANKGEIRIGWDADLVLVDLNNYKPVRNEDLLTKCGWSSFAGWELTGWAVTTIVGGQVVFANGKVNPDVRGQALQFG, encoded by the coding sequence TTGAGCATATTAATTCGACAAAGCCAGATTATTTTGCCTGATGGTGAGACCTTATTAGGGGATGTTTACGTCCAGTATGGCAAAATTGCAGCGATCGCCCCAACCCTCAATCCCGATGATCTAAGTGCTGATGATCAACCATTAGAAATTATCGAAGCAACAGGCTTAACCCTAATGGCGGGCGTGATTGATCCGCAAGTGCATTTTCGGGAACCGGGACTAGAGCATAAAGAGGATTTGCGATCGGCGAGTCATGCTTGTGCGAAGGGGGGCGTGACTAGCTTCCTAGAAATGCCCAATACTCGTCCCCTCACGATTACCCAAGCTGCTCTAGATGACAAACTCAGTCGGGCGGCTAGTAAATGTGTAGTGAATTACGGCTTTTTTATTGGGGCAACGGCAGAGATTTTGCCTGATTTATTAACAGCGAATCCCACCTGCGGCATCAAGATATTTATGGGATCGATGCATGGGGCTTTATTGGTTGATCAAGAGGAAATATTGGATCGGATTTTTTCGCAAGGCGATCGCCTCATTGCCGTTCATGCAGAAGATCAAGCAAGAATTGCTCAACGACGCATCGAATTTGCCGATAGCAAAATTCCTGCTAAGCATTCATTAATTCAAGACAATCAAGCAGCGCTCAATGCCACGCAACTTGCCGTCAAACTTTCTAAGAAATATCAACGACGTTTGCATATTCTCCATATGTCTACAGGGGAAGAAGCAGAATTTTTACGTCAAGACAAACCTGCATGGGTGACAGCCGAAGTAACCCCACAGCATTTATTGATGAATATTAGTGCTTACGACAAAATTGGTTCCCTCGCGCAAATGAACCCACCTTTGCGATCACCTCGTGATCAAGAAATCCTTTGGCAAGCTTTGCTTGATGGTGTGATTGACTTTATCGCCACTGACCATGCCCCCCACACTCTGGCGGAAAAAGGACTGGCAGGAAGTGAAGATGCCCAAATCAATCAGACTGAAAAATCCTCAAAAGACACGGTATTTCTAGAACCAGCCAATGTACCATCGGGAATGCCGGGGGTAGAAACCTCGCTACCATTGATGCTGACAGAAGCGATGAAAGGACGTTGCACTGTCCATCAGGTGAGCCAATGGATGAGTCGCAATGTTGCCAAAGCATACAAAATTGCCAATAAAGGCGAGATTCGCATCGGTTGGGATGCTGACTTAGTGTTAGTCGATTTGAATAACTATAAACCTGTAAGAAATGAAGATTTGTTGACTAAATGTGGTTGGAGTTCCTTTGCAGGCTGGGAGCTTACAGGATGGGCAGTAACAACGATTGTTGGTGGTCAAGTAGTATTTGCCAATGGCAAAGTCAATCCTGATGTGCGGGGTCAAGCCTTGCAGTTTGGCTAG
- the mltA gene encoding murein transglycosylase A, with product MTSSNTNRIHAYSRLQRSPQYQKSHQKSHSWQSVVYRGGDILFATWVGLICAVPPCYMQTEFQAPVEAAELKMAQAVVPISPRAVNPLTLDLADDLLESDRPNLLQAIDNSIQYIRTPNAAKRYPVAGISQDLMERSLVRFRRLVQVSRTAKDLQQAVNREFNLYQSVGRDGTGLVQFTGYYEAVYKASRTRTDEFKYPLYRLPADFGEWSSPHPTRPMLEGSKKLAGLEIAWLSDRFQAFLVHVQGSARFELPDGKLLTVGYAGKTDQPYRSVGAELVRDGKMRLEDVTLQTLIEYFQKNPQDLNTYLNRNPSFVFFRETNGKPATGSLGWPVSAERSIATDKKIFPSGGIALIQTEIPFENPKTGKLELRKVQRFVLDQDTGGAIRGAGRVDIFMGTGDRAKQRAGLIKGDGQLYYLVLK from the coding sequence GTGACAAGCTCTAACACTAATCGCATTCATGCCTATAGCCGATTACAGAGATCGCCACAATATCAAAAATCGCATCAAAAATCGCACTCATGGCAATCGGTTGTATATCGTGGTGGGGATATCCTATTTGCAACTTGGGTGGGACTGATTTGTGCTGTGCCACCTTGCTATATGCAGACTGAGTTTCAAGCACCAGTCGAGGCAGCAGAACTCAAAATGGCGCAAGCGGTTGTCCCCATTTCTCCTCGCGCCGTTAATCCTCTCACGCTCGATCTTGCTGATGATCTGTTAGAGAGCGATCGCCCTAATCTCCTACAAGCGATCGACAATAGTATTCAATATATTCGCACCCCTAATGCCGCCAAACGTTATCCTGTAGCGGGAATTAGTCAAGATCTCATGGAGCGCAGTTTGGTGCGGTTTCGTCGCCTTGTCCAAGTGTCGCGCACTGCCAAGGATCTCCAACAAGCTGTAAATCGTGAGTTTAATTTATATCAGTCGGTGGGGCGCGATGGTACGGGGTTGGTGCAGTTTACAGGTTATTACGAAGCGGTATATAAGGCGAGTCGGACTCGGACTGATGAGTTCAAATATCCTTTATATCGCTTACCTGCTGACTTTGGAGAATGGAGTTCACCCCATCCCACTCGTCCCATGCTTGAGGGGAGCAAAAAATTAGCAGGACTAGAAATCGCATGGTTAAGCGATCGCTTCCAAGCATTTTTAGTACATGTCCAAGGCTCAGCAAGGTTTGAGTTACCCGATGGCAAATTATTGACTGTGGGCTATGCAGGTAAAACCGATCAGCCCTATCGCTCAGTGGGGGCAGAGCTAGTTAGAGATGGCAAAATGCGTCTCGAAGATGTGACTCTACAAACTCTCATTGAATATTTTCAAAAAAATCCCCAAGACTTAAATACCTATCTCAACCGCAATCCTAGCTTTGTCTTTTTCCGCGAAACTAATGGCAAGCCTGCAACGGGTAGTCTTGGCTGGCCAGTGAGTGCCGAGCGCTCGATCGCTACGGACAAAAAAATCTTCCCCTCTGGTGGTATTGCCCTTATTCAAACCGAAATCCCCTTTGAAAATCCTAAAACTGGCAAACTAGAACTGCGTAAAGTACAACGCTTTGTCCTCGATCAAGATACTGGTGGGGCAATTCGTGGCGCGGGGCGTGTAGATATTTTTATGGGAACAGGCGATCGCGCAAAGCAACGTGCGGGGCTGATTAAAGGTGACGGTCAATTGTATTATCTTGTTCTAAAGTAA
- a CDS encoding helix-hairpin-helix domain-containing protein: protein MTLFILSLVGAITISACTNTPTATSPNPSVSSATSESKVESKSESHKDGMSGHTKNKININEAILSELDKIEAKLGIAGLSNKIQAARPYTKAEDLVTKKVITAAQFDQVKDMVGTETVELKGEAKDVDYLTKLGLMKGHMIVAKELLDVQKPDQALPHIEHPVEEIYADVEGQLKERNVKEFKQVLMDLQQLVKSKPNDPSITAKYNDAIAGIDAAITAIPETQRQSPKFALQVINTILDTAGTEYRAAIANNKIKEIIEYQDSRGFTIYVEQLYKSITPVMEKEYPDVHKQFTASLAKLKSAYPSAIAPEQPVLSVADMSELIKGNEQAATKVYAKS from the coding sequence TTGACGCTATTCATCCTGTCCTTAGTTGGCGCGATCACCATCTCAGCATGTACGAATACGCCAACGGCAACTAGCCCAAATCCATCTGTCAGCAGTGCGACTAGTGAGTCCAAAGTAGAGTCTAAATCTGAGTCTCACAAAGACGGTATGAGCGGTCATACTAAAAATAAGATCAATATCAACGAAGCGATCCTATCGGAGCTAGATAAGATTGAGGCGAAGCTAGGAATTGCAGGACTATCAAATAAGATTCAGGCAGCACGTCCCTATACTAAGGCTGAAGATTTAGTTACGAAGAAAGTGATCACAGCAGCACAGTTTGATCAAGTTAAAGATATGGTCGGCACGGAAACTGTTGAGCTGAAGGGTGAAGCCAAAGATGTTGACTATTTAACTAAGTTGGGTCTGATGAAGGGGCATATGATTGTGGCAAAGGAATTACTTGATGTTCAGAAACCTGACCAAGCACTTCCCCATATCGAGCATCCCGTTGAAGAAATTTATGCTGATGTGGAAGGTCAACTAAAGGAGCGTAATGTCAAAGAATTTAAACAAGTGCTGATGGATTTGCAGCAGTTGGTGAAATCTAAGCCCAACGACCCCAGTATTACTGCGAAATATAATGATGCGATCGCAGGTATCGATGCGGCAATCACAGCAATTCCCGAAACCCAACGTCAGTCACCAAAGTTTGCGTTGCAAGTGATTAATACCATTCTCGATACGGCTGGTACAGAATATCGCGCAGCGATCGCGAATAACAAGATTAAAGAAATCATTGAATATCAAGACTCCCGTGGTTTCACCATTTATGTAGAGCAGTTGTATAAGAGCATCACACCAGTTATGGAAAAGGAATATCCCGATGTTCACAAGCAATTCACGGCAAGTTTAGCAAAACTCAAATCAGCTTATCCTAGTGCGATCGCCCCAGAACAACCTGTACTTTCTGTTGCGGATATGTCTGAACTCATTAAAGGCAACGAACAAGCTGCTACTAAAGTTTACGCAAAGTCTTAG
- a CDS encoding FTR1 family iron permease: MDFSLTLPTFVITLREGVEAALVIGIVMAYLKRAKRSHLNRWVFAGIGTGLVISAIVGIVFNWFMQVVGTSNPELSAVFEPLLEGLFSVAAIAMLTWMLIWMTKQSRAMKGEIEGSLNNVLGKGKKAGLGIFGLILFAILREGFEVVLFISAKFQEGFMPALGAVSGIGAATAIAIGLFKFGIQINIRAFFKIMGFMLLAIVSGLVISALGHFDTALRILSQSDRKSESICFFYEHFAREHSCILGNMVWNTSKVLPAEKFPGVILNSLFGYTDKLYLVQAIAYVAFFAIVGTIYYRSLGKRLADK; this comes from the coding sequence ATGGACTTCAGTTTAACGCTCCCAACTTTTGTGATTACTTTGCGCGAAGGGGTCGAAGCCGCCCTAGTAATTGGCATTGTCATGGCATACCTCAAACGTGCCAAGCGATCGCATCTAAACCGTTGGGTATTTGCAGGGATTGGTACAGGCTTAGTCATCAGTGCGATAGTTGGCATTGTCTTTAATTGGTTCATGCAAGTTGTCGGAACTAGTAATCCCGAACTATCCGCAGTATTTGAGCCATTACTCGAAGGTTTATTTAGTGTGGCAGCGATCGCTATGTTGACATGGATGTTGATCTGGATGACTAAACAGAGTCGTGCCATGAAGGGAGAAATCGAAGGCTCTTTAAATAATGTTTTAGGCAAAGGGAAGAAAGCAGGATTAGGAATTTTTGGGCTAATCCTATTTGCTATTTTGCGCGAAGGTTTTGAAGTAGTTTTATTTATCTCGGCAAAATTCCAAGAAGGATTTATGCCCGCCCTCGGAGCCGTTAGTGGAATCGGTGCAGCTACCGCGATCGCGATCGGACTATTTAAATTTGGTATCCAAATTAATATCCGTGCCTTCTTCAAAATTATGGGCTTTATGCTCCTAGCGATCGTCTCAGGTTTAGTCATTTCCGCACTTGGACATTTCGATACGGCGTTACGAATTCTTTCTCAAAGCGATCGCAAGTCCGAGTCTATCTGCTTCTTTTATGAGCATTTTGCCCGCGAGCATTCCTGCATCCTCGGCAATATGGTTTGGAACACCAGCAAAGTATTACCCGCAGAAAAATTTCCGGGGGTAATTTTAAATTCGCTATTTGGCTACACCGATAAGCTTTATTTAGTACAGGCGATCGCTTATGTTGCCTTTTTCGCGATCGTTGGCACAATCTATTACCGCAGTCTCGGAAAACGCCTAGCGGACAAATAA
- a CDS encoding chlororespiratory reduction protein 7 produces MPSSMMYYEDTYVVLPPDMQEKFVTQPELEQLLHDLLVDIQDALPRDLENIKTIPEQVQRLIKTACDLDCGDRGVWQWYVVRLDK; encoded by the coding sequence ATGCCAAGCAGCATGATGTACTACGAAGACACTTATGTGGTGCTGCCTCCAGATATGCAGGAAAAGTTTGTCACTCAACCTGAATTAGAACAACTTTTGCATGATTTGCTTGTCGATATTCAAGACGCATTACCCCGTGATTTGGAAAATATCAAAACTATTCCTGAACAAGTACAGCGTTTAATTAAGACTGCCTGCGATTTAGATTGTGGCGATCGCGGTGTATGGCAATGGTACGTTGTCCGTCTTGACAAATAA
- a CDS encoding glycosyltransferase → MRFSVILPCFYEIRHGYLDRILTNLVEQDGNKEIIAVVSASEDGTEEALKAYAAKFSDFHVVRSPARNRAQRLNDGIAISTGEIILLHHPATLLPEQNALKLIEQTLGSERADYAWGAFQHSFDDPHWLLRFTSWYSDNVRVKHKGIVYLDHCPFVDRQVLAKVGNIPELDIFEDTVLSDRLRQFSKPVLAQGKVITSARRFQQRGIYRHAMLNQLLKVCYHFKIDPAWLNRLYEQKASINVKYDEGLKK, encoded by the coding sequence ATGCGTTTTTCAGTTATTTTGCCTTGTTTTTATGAAATTCGTCATGGCTATCTAGATCGTATTCTTACTAACTTAGTCGAGCAAGATGGCAACAAAGAAATTATTGCCGTTGTAAGTGCCAGTGAAGACGGAACCGAAGAGGCTTTAAAGGCATATGCTGCAAAGTTTTCAGATTTTCATGTGGTGCGATCGCCTGCCCGAAATCGTGCGCAGAGGCTCAATGATGGAATTGCCATTAGCACAGGGGAAATTATTTTATTACACCATCCTGCAACTCTTTTGCCAGAGCAAAATGCCTTAAAGTTAATTGAGCAGACTTTAGGATCTGAGAGAGCTGATTATGCTTGGGGTGCGTTTCAGCATAGTTTTGATGATCCTCATTGGTTGTTACGTTTTACATCTTGGTATTCTGACAATGTGCGGGTTAAGCACAAGGGAATTGTGTACCTCGATCACTGCCCATTTGTCGATCGCCAAGTTTTAGCTAAAGTTGGCAATATCCCCGAACTTGATATTTTTGAAGATACGGTCTTAAGCGATCGCCTCCGCCAGTTTTCTAAACCAGTACTCGCTCAAGGCAAGGTGATTACCTCAGCAAGAAGATTTCAGCAGAGGGGAATATATCGTCATGCCATGCTCAACCAACTATTAAAAGTCTGTTATCACTTCAAGATCGATCCTGCATGGCTCAATCGTCTATATGAACAAAAAGCTAGCATCAACGTCAAATATGACGAGGGTTTAAAAAAATAA
- a CDS encoding DNA cytosine methyltransferase: MKKTFIDLFSGAGGMSCGLEMAGWHCLLGIDHDRAAIETFQHNHPQAKAIAGDICEISNQQIQEIIHHQKVDLICGGPPCQGFSTIGQNDHLDERNFLFLEFLRIVEALEPDYIIVENVTGLLSKRNESVLKVIIKSFTDLGYTIDVKVLSAHHYGVPEKRRRTIFLGNRFGVKNIYPDKIFKDSDQDLQDLPLPRTVGWAFDNLLESNGEILNHDIKRSQIANDLERERISHIPEGKSVRYEKDQLAYLPKNLWFDVDWSSIHEERFREAKLNRLDRDDCANTINTSRTTYYHPAENRYLTAREAAAIQSFPANYFFCGTLTQQWRQIGNAVPPLLAKAIGESILMLDSTKNNMEKTTSIADIQSIRAKAFSYKENAFNKSKQLDKIKSTQLALF, from the coding sequence ATGAAAAAAACGTTTATAGATTTATTCTCTGGTGCAGGTGGGATGTCTTGCGGGTTGGAAATGGCTGGTTGGCATTGCTTACTAGGAATTGACCATGATCGCGCTGCCATTGAAACTTTTCAACATAATCATCCACAAGCGAAAGCGATCGCTGGCGATATTTGCGAGATATCTAACCAGCAAATTCAAGAAATAATCCATCATCAAAAAGTTGATTTAATTTGCGGTGGGCCACCTTGTCAAGGCTTTTCTACAATTGGACAAAATGATCATCTAGACGAACGTAACTTTCTATTTCTTGAGTTTCTCCGAATAGTAGAAGCCTTAGAACCTGATTACATTATTGTTGAAAATGTGACAGGTCTTTTATCCAAAAGAAATGAAAGTGTTTTAAAAGTAATAATTAAAAGCTTTACAGATTTGGGCTATACCATTGATGTCAAAGTTTTATCAGCACATCATTATGGAGTCCCAGAAAAAAGAAGACGGACAATATTTTTAGGCAATCGCTTTGGCGTAAAAAATATTTATCCAGATAAAATTTTTAAGGATTCAGATCAAGATCTTCAAGATTTACCTTTGCCTCGAACTGTTGGATGGGCTTTTGATAATTTATTAGAATCAAATGGTGAAATCTTGAATCATGATATCAAGCGATCGCAAATAGCCAATGATTTAGAAAGAGAAAGAATTAGCCATATACCTGAAGGAAAAAGCGTCAGATATGAAAAAGATCAGTTAGCATATTTACCTAAAAATCTATGGTTTGATGTTGACTGGTCAAGTATTCATGAAGAGCGCTTTAGGGAAGCTAAATTAAATCGTTTAGATCGCGATGATTGTGCGAATACAATTAACACTAGTCGCACCACTTACTATCATCCAGCTGAAAATCGCTATTTAACGGCTAGGGAAGCTGCCGCAATTCAATCCTTTCCAGCTAATTATTTTTTTTGTGGCACACTAACTCAACAATGGCGACAAATTGGCAATGCTGTCCCACCACTTCTTGCAAAAGCGATCGGTGAGTCCATACTTATGTTGGATTCCACTAAAAATAATATGGAAAAAACTACCTCAATTGCAGATATTCAATCAATTAGAGCCAAAGCATTTTCTTATAAAGAAAATGCTTTTAATAAATCTAAACAACTTGACAAAATAAAATCTACTCAGCTTGCATTATTTTGA
- a CDS encoding hybrid sensor histidine kinase/response regulator: protein MKKILLIEDNPNVLQNTSRMLQAEGYMVITANNGRQGLEMAQQQIPSLIICDIMMPEIDGYGVISALRTNPATTAIPFIFLSAKSDKTDFRQGMELGSDDYLTKPFTRDELLGAINAQFKKQDIINSYYRQELDNLRGNISKSLPHQLLFPAIEVMGLADILVKNYHAMEAHEVPDIGKRIRKAGRNMHEMVKKFLLYAELESTENSTEWIAQIRNSKTTFVDIEIASCAKKTAEYYNRSTDLVLDIQDAAIQISDSYLNTIAKEVIDNSFKFSPEGTSVSVSGSSDDKEYCLSVTDHGQGIEPEQIASFGAYMKFEKKLYIQQGTGLGLAIAKRLVELHGGRLEINSVPYEQTVIKVFLPLAI from the coding sequence ATGAAAAAAATTCTCCTCATCGAAGATAACCCTAACGTTTTGCAAAATACATCAAGAATGCTGCAAGCTGAGGGCTATATGGTGATCACTGCAAATAATGGTCGCCAAGGTTTAGAGATGGCTCAGCAGCAAATTCCTAGTTTGATTATTTGCGATATTATGATGCCAGAAATAGATGGCTATGGAGTTATTAGCGCGTTAAGAACTAATCCTGCAACTACAGCAATTCCTTTTATATTTCTTAGTGCCAAATCCGATAAAACAGACTTCCGCCAAGGTATGGAACTTGGCTCAGATGATTATTTGACTAAACCGTTTACCAGAGATGAATTACTCGGTGCAATCAATGCTCAGTTTAAAAAGCAAGACATAATCAACAGTTATTACAGACAAGAACTAGATAATTTGCGTGGCAATATATCTAAGTCGCTACCGCATCAGTTGCTATTTCCTGCGATCGAAGTGATGGGTTTAGCCGATATCTTGGTCAAAAATTATCATGCAATGGAAGCCCATGAGGTTCCTGATATTGGTAAGCGCATTCGCAAAGCAGGAAGGAATATGCACGAAATGGTGAAAAAATTCCTGCTATATGCTGAGTTGGAGTCAACGGAAAATAGTACCGAGTGGATAGCCCAAATTCGTAATAGCAAGACTACTTTTGTGGATATTGAGATTGCGAGCTGTGCTAAGAAGACTGCTGAGTATTATAATCGCAGCACTGACCTGGTTCTTGATATTCAGGATGCGGCGATTCAAATCTCGGATTCCTATTTAAATACTATTGCTAAAGAAGTTATTGATAATAGTTTTAAGTTTTCTCCTGAAGGTACTTCTGTCAGTGTGTCTGGCAGTAGTGATGATAAGGAATATTGCTTATCCGTAACTGATCATGGACAGGGGATTGAACCAGAACAAATTGCTAGTTTTGGAGCCTATATGAAGTTTGAGAAAAAGCTCTATATTCAGCAGGGAACTGGCTTGGGCTTAGCGATCGCAAAGCGACTTGTTGAGCTTCATGGCGGTAGATTAGAGATTAATAGTGTTCCCTATGAACAAACTGTAATTAAAGTGTTTCTGCCTCTTGCTATTTAA